GCAGATGCTGAAGGAATTGATCTTCTCTTGGCCAACGATCCAGATGCCGATCGGTTCTCAGCTGCTGTTAAGGATAATGGCAATTGGAGACAGTTGACTGGTAATGAGCTTGGATATCTATTCGCAGAGTACATTATATCACAGATTCCTCGGGAAAGATACTCTTCTACGTATTTACTCAATTCAACAGTGTCTTCGCAGATGATATCATCCATGGCTGCCACCTTAGGGGTTAACTATATAGATACGCTTACGGGGTTCAAGTGGATTGGAAACAAGGCCATAGAGCTAGAGAAGAGCGGGTATAATGTGCCATTTGCTTTTGAAGAGGCCATAGGTTTCATGCTCCCTCCAATTCATGATAAAGATGGAATCTCTGCTTTGGTATTGTTTCTGCAAATGTATGATCACTGGATTAAAAGCGGAACTTCTGCTGTTCTCAAACTGGAAGAAGGATTCAAGAAATACGggtatttcaaagagtgTAATGGTTACTATCGTATACCCAACTTATCTTCAATCAAAACAATCTTCAACGAAAATATCAGGCGTTTAAGAGACGCTGATACTGACCTTGAAAAACCCTATCCCGATAAGCTAGGACGATTTACTATTTCAGCATGGAGAGACCTAACCACGGGCTATGATTCCAGTACGAAGGATCATTTACCTCTTCTCCCTGTAGACAGAACTACCCAAATGATTACTGCTGTTATGCGAAGTGACGACGAGGATACAGTTCGCTTTACAGTTCGGAGTTCTGGAACCGAGCCCAAATTAAAAGTTTACATTGAGAGTTGCAGCAATACCGAAAAAAAGGCATCACAAGTTTCACACGAAGTTTGGAAGTTACTAGATTCTGAATGGTTCAAAACAGAGACCACTGGTCTAGTTTCTAGCTTTGTAGCTTAGTAAATGGAAGGCTTGATCACATATATATGTTTTCGCGATGGTTTTATTTACTATCTATTTGAAGCAGCGACCATTTTTACTTATCAAATAAATGGTattattcaaagatcaTTACAAGAAAACTGACTTACCTATGTATGTTTCCAGGAGATTTTTTCCTGCTATTTCTACTAACACGTATATGCGGTAGTCATTCTGCTAAAGcaaaaaaatctttttccATCGTGAATCGCATAAGTCGGGTTCCTGTTATTATC
This window of the Komagataella phaffii GS115 chromosome 2, complete sequence genome carries:
- a CDS encoding Phosphoglucomutase, catalyzes interconversion of glucose-1-phosphate and glucose-6-phospate; translated protein: MSPSIKALAHQWLSIDRNPSTRSEILKLLENEKFKVLEERLRRRITFGTAGLRGRMGAGFSLMNDLTIIQASQGLANYMSKAGGKSIVIGHDHRHNSKQFAEYTATAFILKGFSVYYVSNREGGDIPTPFVPFAVDYYKSFGGIMITASHNPSADNGYKVYWKNGCQIIPPHDRRIQDEILVNTHPIEGAWNFKAAFDHAESISCIHYCMEEVFSLYLQRLTTQVITTQISPRTRFVYTPLHGVGLKIVTAACQKMGIDSLISVEEQSQPDPDFGTVEFPNPEEASALDMAKAKADAEGIDLLLANDPDADRFSAAVKDNGNWRQLTGNELGYLFAEYIISQIPRERYSSTYLLNSTVSSQMISSMAATLGVNYIDTLTGFKWIGNKAIELEKSGYNVPFAFEEAIGFMLPPIHDKDGISALVLFLQMYDHWIKSGTSAVLKLEEGFKKYGYFKECNGYYRIPNLSSIKTIFNENIRRLRDADTDLEKPYPDKLGRFTISAWRDLTTGYDSSTKDHLPLLPVDRTTQMITAVMRSDDEDTVRFTVRSSGTEPKLKVYIESCSNTEKKASQVSHEVWKLLDSEWFKTETTGLVSSFVA